A portion of the Thermoanaerobaculum aquaticum genome contains these proteins:
- a CDS encoding sigma-54-dependent transcriptional regulator, which produces MNQTLPLPVLVVEDDVELRRSLEELLQAESIPTLGAGTAAEAAALLAQKEAGLILLDLGLPDMDGLELLARLKASEEAPVVVLTGRSDIATVVEAMKRGAENFLVKPMEAAQVIAVVKKELARHVWHRQMESQMAREKARGVRFPVGESKAMREVRQLVQKVAETDASVVLLGESGTGKGMIARLIHSLSRRREAPFLDVNCAALAPQLLESELFGHERGAFTDARERKLGLLEAAHGGTVFLDEIADMDPHVQSKLLKAIEDRRFRRLGGVREIQVDVCIIAATHRDLREEAESGRFRKDLYYRLNVFQIVLPPLRERKEDILPIATAFITELNPILGKHIQGIHPDAVRILEAYPWPGNIRELRNVVERAMILAHGDEIRPEHLPREIRLHKGLDAGLLSLEELEAAHIRRVIQAVGGNLKKAAEVLGISRSTLYDKIERYGISVPRD; this is translated from the coding sequence ATGAACCAAACCCTGCCGTTGCCGGTTTTGGTGGTGGAAGACGACGTTGAGCTTCGCCGGTCGCTGGAAGAGCTTTTGCAAGCCGAAAGCATCCCCACCCTGGGGGCGGGGACAGCCGCCGAAGCGGCGGCGCTTTTGGCCCAAAAGGAAGCGGGGCTCATCCTTTTGGACTTGGGCCTCCCCGACATGGACGGGCTGGAGCTTTTGGCCCGGCTCAAGGCCAGCGAGGAGGCACCGGTGGTGGTTCTCACCGGCCGCAGCGACATCGCCACGGTGGTGGAAGCCATGAAGCGCGGCGCCGAGAACTTCCTGGTCAAGCCTATGGAAGCGGCGCAGGTGATTGCCGTGGTCAAGAAAGAGCTGGCCCGTCACGTCTGGCACCGGCAAATGGAAAGCCAAATGGCCAGGGAAAAGGCGCGAGGTGTGCGGTTCCCGGTGGGGGAATCCAAAGCCATGCGCGAGGTGCGGCAGCTGGTCCAGAAGGTGGCAGAAACCGACGCTTCCGTGGTGCTTTTGGGGGAATCGGGCACCGGCAAAGGCATGATTGCCCGCCTCATCCACAGCCTTTCCCGCCGGCGGGAAGCCCCCTTTTTGGATGTGAACTGCGCGGCTTTGGCGCCGCAGCTTTTGGAGTCGGAGCTCTTCGGTCACGAACGCGGGGCCTTTACCGACGCCCGGGAACGCAAGCTCGGGCTATTGGAGGCGGCCCACGGCGGCACGGTGTTTCTGGACGAAATTGCCGACATGGACCCCCACGTCCAGTCCAAGCTCCTCAAGGCCATTGAGGACCGCCGCTTCCGGCGCCTGGGAGGGGTGCGGGAAATTCAAGTGGACGTGTGCATCATTGCCGCCACCCACCGCGACCTGCGGGAGGAAGCGGAAAGCGGCCGCTTCCGCAAGGACCTCTACTACCGTTTGAACGTGTTCCAAATCGTGCTGCCGCCGCTGCGGGAGCGGAAGGAGGATATCCTCCCCATTGCCACCGCCTTCATCACCGAGCTCAACCCCATTCTCGGAAAGCACATCCAGGGCATCCACCCGGATGCCGTGCGCATCCTGGAGGCCTACCCCTGGCCCGGCAACATCCGCGAGCTGCGAAACGTGGTGGAGCGCGCCATGATCCTCGCCCATGGCGACGAGATCCGGCCCGAACACCTGCCCCGGGAAATTCGCCTGCACAAGGGGCTGGATGCCGGTCTTTTGTCCCTGGAGGAGCTGGAAGCCGCGCACATTCGCCGGGTCATTCAAGCGGTGGGCGGCAACCTCAAGAAAGCCGCGGAAGTACTGGGCATTTCCCGCTCCACCCTGTACGACAAGATCGAGCGCTACGGAATCTCCGTGCCCCGCGACTGA
- the lpxA gene encoding acyl-ACP--UDP-N-acetylglucosamine O-acyltransferase, which produces MARIHPTAMVDPRAELADDVEIGPYVVIDGEVRLGSGCVVGPFCRLEGPTVIAEGNRFTSHCSIGAPPQDLSYRGEPTRLEIGPGNWFREFVTVHRGTTKGGGVTRIGGYGLFMAGAHVAHDCQVGNHVIFANGGTLAGHVEVGDYATIGAFSAVHQFCRVGPYAFLGGFTVATKDCLPFMRTVGSRPARCFGPNTIGLERKGFAPERREALKKAWRILHNPKLTTSEAVAKIAAELGDQPDVALLLEFIRSSQRGVILARG; this is translated from the coding sequence ATGGCGCGCATCCATCCCACGGCCATGGTGGATCCCCGGGCGGAGCTGGCCGATGACGTGGAAATCGGCCCTTACGTGGTGATTGACGGCGAGGTGCGGTTGGGATCCGGCTGCGTGGTGGGGCCCTTTTGCCGGCTGGAAGGGCCCACGGTGATTGCCGAAGGCAACCGCTTTACCTCCCATTGCTCCATTGGCGCCCCACCTCAGGACCTGTCCTACAGGGGCGAACCCACCCGCCTGGAAATTGGTCCGGGAAACTGGTTTCGGGAGTTTGTGACGGTGCATCGCGGCACCACCAAGGGCGGCGGCGTTACCCGCATTGGTGGATACGGCTTGTTTATGGCCGGAGCTCATGTGGCCCACGACTGTCAGGTGGGCAACCACGTGATTTTTGCCAACGGTGGCACCCTGGCCGGGCACGTGGAGGTGGGGGATTACGCCACCATCGGGGCGTTCTCCGCGGTGCACCAGTTTTGCCGCGTGGGTCCCTATGCGTTTTTAGGCGGCTTCACCGTGGCCACCAAGGACTGCTTGCCGTTCATGCGCACGGTGGGGTCGCGCCCCGCCCGCTGCTTTGGCCCCAACACCATTGGCCTGGAACGGAAGGGCTTTGCGCCGGAGCGGCGGGAAGCGCTCAAAAAAGCCTGGCGCATCCTCCACAACCCCAAGCTCACCACCAGCGAAGCGGTGGCGAAAATTGCCGCGGAGCTGGGCGACCAGCCGGATGTCGCCTTGCTCCTGGAGTTCATCCGTTCCTCTCAGCGCGGGGTGATCTTGGCCCGTGGGTAA
- a CDS encoding OmpH family outer membrane protein, which translates to MNVKALFPVAFLVASTAWAQQATPPVAVIDVQRVVEESAAGREAMGRLRKLQEDKVAQGRKLNEELAGLRRQLETQAVTLSEAKIAELRKQIEDKQVELQRFQDDAQQELEEAKAKELQNLERQIMPIINEIGKEKKFLLIFNKFQAGLVYADDTVDITDEVLRRFNTKLAK; encoded by the coding sequence ATGAACGTCAAAGCGTTGTTCCCTGTGGCGTTTCTGGTGGCAAGCACGGCTTGGGCGCAGCAAGCGACGCCACCGGTGGCGGTGATTGACGTGCAACGGGTGGTGGAGGAGTCGGCGGCCGGCCGCGAGGCCATGGGCCGGTTGCGCAAGCTGCAGGAGGACAAAGTCGCCCAGGGGCGCAAGCTCAACGAAGAACTGGCCGGGTTGCGGCGGCAGCTGGAAACCCAAGCGGTGACCTTGTCCGAGGCCAAGATTGCCGAGCTGCGCAAGCAAATCGAAGACAAGCAGGTGGAGCTCCAGCGCTTTCAGGATGACGCCCAGCAGGAGCTGGAAGAGGCCAAGGCCAAAGAGCTGCAAAACCTGGAAAGGCAAATCATGCCGATCATTAACGAAATCGGCAAGGAAAAGAAGTTCCTTTTGATCTTCAACAAGTTCCAAGCGGGGTTGGTGTACGCCGACGATACCGTGGACATCACCGACGAGGTGCTGCGGCGTTTCAACACCAAGCTGGCTAAGTAG
- a CDS encoding zinc metalloprotease HtpX, with protein MGNAVKTVLLLGVLTGLLLAIGDALGGRQGLILALGIAGLMNFVGYFFSDKIALAMHHAQPVDEREAPELYAVVAELAQRAGIPMPRLYVIPELQPNAFATGRSPKHAAVAVTEGLLRTMNRAELAGVLAHELAHVKNRDILTASIAATLAGAITVLARMVGYALMFGGRDREDNGGALGGIFLLIVAPIAALLIQLAISRSREYAADEKAARLTGNPMGLASALRKLAALTERVPMETAQPATASLMIANPLSGGGLMRLFSTHPPIEERIARLEAMVGRL; from the coding sequence ATGGGTAACGCTGTGAAGACCGTACTGCTGTTGGGAGTCCTTACGGGGCTTTTGCTCGCCATTGGGGATGCCCTGGGCGGGCGCCAGGGCTTGATTTTGGCTTTGGGTATTGCCGGCCTCATGAACTTCGTGGGCTACTTCTTTTCCGACAAGATCGCTTTGGCCATGCACCATGCCCAGCCGGTGGATGAAAGGGAAGCCCCCGAGCTTTACGCGGTGGTGGCGGAGCTCGCCCAGCGGGCCGGCATCCCCATGCCGCGACTTTACGTCATCCCCGAGCTGCAACCCAACGCCTTTGCCACCGGCCGCTCTCCCAAACACGCGGCGGTAGCGGTCACCGAGGGCCTCCTGCGCACCATGAACCGGGCGGAACTGGCGGGGGTCCTGGCCCACGAGCTGGCCCACGTGAAAAACCGCGACATCCTCACGGCTTCCATTGCCGCCACCCTGGCCGGGGCCATTACGGTTCTGGCGCGGATGGTGGGCTACGCCCTCATGTTTGGCGGGCGTGACCGCGAGGACAACGGCGGAGCGCTCGGCGGCATCTTCCTCCTCATCGTGGCTCCCATTGCTGCGCTTTTGATTCAGCTGGCCATCTCCCGCTCCCGGGAGTACGCCGCCGATGAAAAGGCTGCCCGCCTCACTGGCAACCCAATGGGGCTCGCTTCCGCACTGCGCAAGCTGGCGGCTTTAACCGAGCGGGTTCCCATGGAAACCGCCCAGCCGGCCACGGCCAGCTTGATGATTGCCAACCCCCTTTCCGGTGGCGGGCTCATGCGCCTGTTCTCCACCCACCCACCCATTGAGGAGCGCATTGCCCGTCTGGAAGCCATGGTGGGAAGGCTCTAA
- the fabZ gene encoding 3-hydroxyacyl-ACP dehydratase FabZ — protein sequence MLDIRAIMDILPHRYPFLLVDRVLAINEDSIVALKNVTYNEPFFQGHFPGAPVFPGVLLVEAMAQAGGVLMLRDIPDRQQKLIYFTGIDRCRFRRPVVPGDQVIFEVRVLKKRSRFAVLEGVAKVDGEVVAEAQLSSAMVDRG from the coding sequence ATGCTGGACATTAGGGCCATCATGGACATTCTGCCGCACCGCTACCCCTTCCTGTTGGTGGATCGCGTGCTGGCAATTAACGAGGACTCCATCGTTGCCTTGAAAAACGTGACCTACAACGAGCCGTTCTTCCAGGGGCACTTCCCCGGGGCGCCGGTGTTTCCTGGGGTTTTGCTGGTGGAAGCCATGGCCCAGGCGGGCGGTGTCCTCATGCTCCGGGACATCCCCGACCGCCAGCAAAAGCTCATTTACTTCACGGGCATTGATCGTTGCCGCTTCCGGCGGCCGGTGGTGCCCGGGGATCAGGTGATTTTTGAGGTGCGGGTGTTGAAAAAGCGCAGCCGCTTTGCGGTGTTGGAAGGCGTGGCGAAAGTGGATGGCGAGGTGGTGGCGGAGGCGCAGCTTTCCTCGGCCATGGTGGATCGGGGGTGA
- a CDS encoding ABC transporter permease, whose protein sequence is MSKAPRRLRFGLTVVALELAVVVLGPLWLPDPNAIVDPRGAGLLPPLSRVLVVSLQDGTSLAGSEIARTPDGLLLRRGSSWEKVPENLVVSVKPRWYLLGSDALGRDVAARLVKAGQISLSVGVLSLALAVTLGTLVGMAAGLGPRFLDRVLMAFVDAALALPLLFVLLAASAFLRPSLGTVVLMLGFFSWMGVARLVRGQALLCREQPWFLAAKGLGLKPLRLAFVHVFPHVLTPLTTDATLRLGDLILLEAALSFLGFGVPPPIPSWGSMAAEGFEVWRLAFWLPVFPGFAVALSVLAFATIADGLGELARGERLEGSPA, encoded by the coding sequence ATGAGCAAAGCCCCCCGCCGGCTGCGGTTTGGGTTGACCGTCGTGGCCTTGGAGCTCGCGGTGGTGGTGCTGGGCCCGCTTTGGCTTCCCGATCCCAACGCCATCGTGGACCCCCGGGGGGCCGGGCTTCTGCCGCCCTTGTCCAGGGTGCTGGTGGTGAGCTTGCAGGATGGCACAAGCCTTGCCGGCAGTGAGATTGCCCGGACGCCAGACGGCCTCCTTTTACGCCGCGGCAGCAGCTGGGAAAAGGTGCCCGAAAATCTCGTGGTTTCGGTGAAACCCCGGTGGTACCTGTTGGGCAGCGACGCCCTGGGCCGGGATGTGGCGGCCAGGCTGGTGAAGGCGGGACAAATTTCCCTTTCCGTAGGCGTCCTGTCCCTGGCGTTGGCGGTGACCCTGGGAACCCTGGTGGGGATGGCTGCGGGTCTTGGGCCTCGCTTTTTGGACCGTGTGCTCATGGCCTTCGTGGATGCAGCCTTGGCTCTCCCTCTTTTGTTTGTGCTGTTGGCGGCCAGCGCTTTTCTCCGCCCCTCCCTGGGGACCGTGGTGCTCATGCTGGGCTTTTTCTCGTGGATGGGGGTGGCCCGCTTGGTGCGGGGGCAAGCCTTGCTCTGCCGGGAGCAGCCCTGGTTTTTGGCCGCCAAAGGGCTTGGGCTTAAGCCCCTGCGGTTGGCTTTTGTCCATGTGTTCCCCCACGTTTTAACCCCTCTCACCACCGACGCCACCTTGCGTCTGGGCGACTTGATCCTGCTGGAGGCGGCCCTGAGCTTCTTGGGGTTTGGCGTACCCCCGCCGATCCCATCCTGGGGTAGCATGGCCGCTGAGGGGTTTGAGGTTTGGCGTTTGGCTTTTTGGTTGCCGGTTTTCCCGGGGTTTGCGGTGGCGCTTTCGGTGCTCGCTTTTGCCACCATTGCCGACGGCCTCGGGGAGTTGGCCCGCGGGGAAAGGCTTGAGGGGAGCCCAGCATGA
- a CDS encoding DUF167 domain-containing protein, with the protein MGKAPGHPQASTPVNLPPGLLQPQGTGCLLRVKVIPKGKKLSVVGVLGDSLKVSLTAAAERGEANRQLQEFLAELLGIPSSSVVLKAGLTSRNKLVFLAGVDPERVLQSLQAVLG; encoded by the coding sequence GTGGGTAAAGCGCCTGGGCACCCACAAGCATCAACCCCGGTCAACCTGCCCCCCGGCTTGCTGCAGCCGCAAGGTACCGGTTGTCTTTTGCGGGTGAAGGTGATCCCCAAGGGGAAGAAGCTGTCGGTGGTGGGGGTGCTTGGGGATAGCTTGAAGGTTTCCCTCACCGCTGCTGCCGAACGCGGGGAAGCCAACCGTCAGCTGCAGGAGTTTTTGGCCGAGCTGTTGGGGATCCCTTCTTCCAGCGTGGTTTTGAAGGCCGGGTTGACCTCGAGAAACAAGCTGGTCTTTCTTGCCGGTGTGGACCCGGAGCGGGTCCTCCAGAGTTTACAAGCCGTGCTAGGCTGA
- a CDS encoding ABC transporter permease, with translation MVLRAMTARLIRRLAASIFVVWLVASGTFFLVAFTPGDLASKMADPRISPAARQRLREHFGLDRPIWQRYSSWLAHAVSGDLGDSFLFRRPVREVLAQALPNTALLASWGLFLELALGLALGLVQAYKPHSFWDRLLSGLSLAAYAMPAFLVAAVLLWLLAYTFPVFPPSHMAEPQAPGLSFWGHLAETARHLALPALTVGLTGCGAVARYLRGSLLDEKRQAYMLAALARGCSKRRALLLHALPNALLPMITVLGLSLPFLVSGSLVVEVIFSWPGMGQVFYAAVTARDVPLIQAGTVLVTAAVVAGNWLADVAYSWADQRMRG, from the coding sequence GTGGTACTGCGAGCCATGACCGCCCGCCTCATCCGCCGGCTGGCCGCAAGCATCTTCGTGGTTTGGCTGGTGGCCAGCGGGACCTTTTTCCTGGTGGCGTTCACCCCCGGCGATCTGGCCTCCAAGATGGCCGATCCCCGGATTTCCCCGGCAGCGCGCCAGCGTTTGCGCGAGCACTTTGGCCTCGACCGCCCCATCTGGCAGCGGTACTCAAGCTGGCTGGCCCACGCCGTTTCCGGGGATTTGGGGGACTCTTTCTTGTTCCGCCGTCCGGTGCGGGAGGTACTGGCGCAAGCTCTACCCAACACCGCGCTTTTGGCCTCCTGGGGGCTTTTTCTGGAGCTGGCCTTAGGACTTGCCCTGGGCCTGGTGCAGGCTTACAAACCCCACAGCTTTTGGGACCGCCTGCTCTCTGGCCTCTCCTTAGCCGCGTACGCCATGCCTGCCTTCCTGGTGGCTGCGGTGCTTTTGTGGCTTTTGGCCTACACCTTTCCGGTTTTTCCACCCTCGCACATGGCCGAGCCGCAAGCGCCAGGGCTTTCCTTTTGGGGACACCTTGCCGAAACCGCCCGCCACCTGGCTTTGCCCGCTCTTACCGTGGGTTTGACCGGTTGCGGCGCGGTTGCCCGCTACCTCCGGGGCTCCCTTTTGGACGAAAAGCGCCAAGCCTACATGCTGGCCGCCCTGGCCCGGGGTTGCAGCAAGCGCCGGGCGCTGCTGCTCCACGCCTTGCCCAACGCCCTTTTGCCGATGATCACGGTTCTTGGGCTTTCCCTGCCCTTTTTGGTGTCGGGCTCACTGGTTGTGGAGGTGATTTTTTCCTGGCCCGGCATGGGCCAGGTCTTTTACGCGGCGGTCACCGCCCGGGATGTGCCGCTCATTCAAGCAGGGACAGTCCTGGTCACCGCTGCGGTGGTGGCCGGAAATTGGCTGGCAGACGTGGCCTACTCTTGGGCTGACCAGAGGATGAGGGGATGA
- a CDS encoding HD domain-containing phosphohydrolase gives MNWGETLGGWVKRGLPFVAVGLTWALLNRLAGLFEFMPGVSFFFPAAAVTAVGAAWVGPWGALAVWMGNFLFPWGAAVGPVRTGLFGLPEVLFYLVMVAALKQAEGQSQHKLVRVVGQGVVLGTLASASVGTLLLALLPPPSLEGLPIRLPLAFVSWWFSDLTAACTLGLAGIVLVRPQAVLALEEQAHFRTWQRPRVWAPVLFGAMGAALVVGLLTSMAHAKPHWFALLFLPALAVAAFRGGTGAALVTNGLIAALHLLLVVGFDRSQVQRVTVELGTAYGYVLVFTAMAWLLGSQAAANRSLLRQVRQQSLALEEALEQIVLLLAQALEAKERGSRGHAQRVAELSVKVGESLGLSYDELKVLRRAALLHDVGKVAVGEAVLNQPVELEPEGRDFLRKQLAQGVASLRRVELLGDVMAVVEAVNERWDGKTTGDYPGRLGLSGEAIPLAARIIAAVRAYDAMTHPKPWRPARTREEAVAELWRCSGSQFDPQVVRALTEILGQRWDVEADRLAG, from the coding sequence GTGAATTGGGGTGAGACCTTGGGTGGCTGGGTCAAGCGGGGTTTGCCCTTTGTGGCCGTGGGCTTGACCTGGGCTCTGCTCAACCGCCTGGCGGGGCTTTTCGAGTTCATGCCGGGGGTAAGCTTCTTCTTCCCGGCGGCTGCAGTGACCGCCGTGGGGGCCGCGTGGGTGGGACCATGGGGGGCGCTGGCGGTTTGGATGGGGAACTTCCTCTTCCCCTGGGGCGCCGCTGTGGGCCCGGTGCGCACGGGTCTTTTTGGTTTGCCGGAAGTGCTCTTCTACCTGGTGATGGTGGCGGCCCTCAAGCAAGCGGAGGGGCAAAGCCAGCACAAACTGGTGAGGGTGGTGGGCCAGGGCGTGGTTTTGGGGACGCTGGCCAGCGCTTCTGTGGGAACCCTCCTCCTTGCGCTCCTCCCGCCTCCCAGTCTGGAAGGCTTGCCCATCCGCTTGCCCTTGGCGTTCGTTTCGTGGTGGTTTTCGGACCTCACGGCAGCCTGCACCTTAGGTCTGGCCGGCATCGTGCTGGTTCGCCCGCAAGCGGTCTTGGCCCTGGAGGAGCAGGCGCACTTTCGCACCTGGCAGCGCCCGCGGGTTTGGGCACCGGTGCTCTTTGGGGCGATGGGTGCGGCTCTGGTGGTGGGCTTGCTTACCAGCATGGCCCACGCCAAGCCCCACTGGTTTGCCCTGCTCTTCCTGCCGGCCCTGGCGGTGGCGGCGTTTCGTGGGGGTACCGGGGCTGCCCTGGTGACCAACGGGCTCATTGCCGCTTTGCACCTGTTGTTGGTGGTGGGGTTCGACCGTTCCCAGGTGCAGCGGGTGACGGTGGAGTTGGGCACCGCCTACGGCTACGTGCTGGTTTTTACGGCCATGGCCTGGCTTTTGGGTTCGCAAGCCGCAGCCAACCGCTCCTTACTGCGACAGGTTCGCCAGCAGTCGCTGGCCCTGGAAGAGGCTCTGGAGCAAATCGTTTTGCTTTTGGCCCAGGCTTTGGAAGCCAAGGAGCGGGGGAGCCGGGGCCACGCCCAGCGGGTGGCTGAGCTTTCGGTGAAGGTGGGGGAATCGCTGGGTCTTTCGTACGATGAGCTCAAGGTGCTGCGCCGGGCCGCTCTCCTCCACGATGTGGGGAAGGTGGCGGTGGGGGAAGCGGTGCTCAACCAGCCGGTGGAGCTGGAACCGGAAGGGAGGGACTTCTTGCGAAAGCAGTTGGCCCAAGGGGTGGCTTCCCTCCGGCGGGTGGAGCTCCTAGGTGACGTTATGGCGGTGGTGGAGGCGGTGAACGAACGGTGGGATGGCAAGACCACCGGTGACTACCCCGGGCGGTTGGGGCTTTCGGGGGAAGCCATTCCGCTGGCAGCCCGCATCATTGCTGCGGTGCGGGCCTACGATGCCATGACCCACCCCAAGCCGTGGCGACCGGCCCGCACCCGGGAAGAAGCGGTGGCCGAGCTCTGGCGTTGCTCGGGGAGCCAGTTTGACCCGCAGGTGGTGCGGGCGCTCACCGAAATCCTCGGCCAACGGTGGGACGTGGAGGCCGACCGCCTGGCTGGCTGA
- the lpxD gene encoding UDP-3-O-(3-hydroxymyristoyl)glucosamine N-acyltransferase → MRLGDLAAKVGGEVRGDPDVDIAGVKTLEEAGPEHLSFYHNRKYLAAAQRSQAGALLVRDPSPFPGRTLLVHPEPYAALAEILELFYPPLRPHAGVHPTAVVAASAQLGAEVAVGPGAVIGEHVTVGDRAVIGANCVIGDYSRIGAETVLHPGVVVEHHCEIGARCILHAGVVIGSDGFGFATVGGVHRKVPQVGRVVIEDDVELGANVCVDRATLGETRIGRGTKVDNLVQIGHNVVIGEGCLLVAQTGIAGSSKLGRGVILAGQAGVTGHVTVGDGAIITAKAGAMEDIPAGAMVSGMPARPHREWLAAQARLYRLEKLLERLSELEARLARLEAKDAGH, encoded by the coding sequence GTGAGGCTCGGCGATCTGGCGGCAAAGGTAGGCGGGGAGGTCCGCGGCGACCCTGACGTGGACATTGCCGGGGTGAAAACCCTGGAGGAAGCAGGCCCGGAGCACCTTTCCTTTTATCACAACCGCAAGTACCTGGCGGCAGCCCAGCGCTCCCAGGCGGGAGCGCTTTTGGTGCGCGACCCTTCGCCCTTTCCCGGCCGTACCTTGCTGGTGCACCCTGAGCCTTACGCGGCTCTGGCGGAAATCCTGGAGCTTTTCTACCCGCCGCTGCGGCCGCACGCCGGAGTGCACCCCACCGCGGTGGTGGCGGCCAGTGCCCAGCTGGGCGCGGAGGTGGCGGTGGGCCCTGGGGCGGTGATTGGCGAGCACGTCACCGTGGGCGACCGGGCGGTGATTGGAGCCAACTGCGTGATTGGCGATTACTCCCGCATTGGGGCGGAAACCGTGCTGCACCCGGGGGTGGTGGTGGAGCACCACTGCGAGATCGGCGCCCGCTGCATCCTCCACGCTGGCGTGGTGATCGGCTCCGACGGCTTTGGCTTTGCCACCGTGGGTGGGGTTCACCGCAAGGTCCCGCAGGTGGGGCGGGTGGTCATTGAGGACGATGTAGAGCTGGGTGCCAACGTGTGCGTGGATCGCGCCACCCTGGGGGAAACCCGCATTGGTCGCGGTACCAAGGTGGACAACCTGGTGCAAATTGGCCACAACGTGGTGATCGGTGAGGGCTGCCTGTTGGTGGCGCAAACCGGTATTGCCGGCTCCAGCAAGCTGGGGCGAGGGGTGATCCTGGCTGGGCAAGCCGGCGTCACCGGGCACGTCACCGTGGGCGATGGCGCCATCATCACCGCCAAGGCTGGGGCCATGGAGGACATCCCCGCCGGGGCGATGGTTTCCGGGATGCCGGCGCGTCCCCATCGAGAGTGGCTGGCGGCGCAAGCCAGGCTTTACCGGCTGGAAAAGCTGCTGGAGCGCCTTTCTGAGCTGGAGGCAAGGCTTGCGCGGTTGGAGGCGAAGGATGCTGGACATTAG